A window of the bacterium genome harbors these coding sequences:
- a CDS encoding DUF1292 domain-containing protein has translation MGGDEDVIKLLDEDGVEHEFSVVDVLEVDQRRYAVLQPVMGGEESETAVIFRMEDDTLVTIEDDAEFERVRQAFEASDEGETEVHVETASGSSTEGSGETSH, from the coding sequence GTGGGCGGCGACGAGGACGTCATTAAGTTGCTCGATGAGGATGGGGTCGAGCACGAGTTCAGCGTCGTCGATGTTTTGGAAGTGGATCAGCGTCGATACGCGGTGCTCCAGCCCGTGATGGGTGGGGAGGAGTCGGAGACCGCGGTGATCTTCCGGATGGAGGATGACACCCTCGTGACGATTGAGGACGATGCGGAGTTCGAGCGAGTCCGCCAGGCGTTTGAGGCCTCGGATGAAGGAGAGACCGAGGTCCATGTGGAAACCGCGTCCGGCTCGTCGACGGAGGGCTCCGGCGAGACATCCCACTGA
- a CDS encoding lytic transglycosylase domain-containing protein, whose amino-acid sequence MTRPRWRVRTPEEYAAFVRASNPRLTSGQARWLGYAVVAAATRYGLDPRLLASVVYIESRFNHQSISSAGAEGLGQLMPGTANGLGVNPHDPLQNLFGAAWLIRLDLDEFRNLPLVLAAYNAGSGAVHRWEGIPPFAETQWYVWAVLWVFDGLRA is encoded by the coding sequence GTGACCCGCCCGCGGTGGCGCGTGCGCACCCCCGAGGAGTACGCCGCCTTCGTGCGGGCGTCGAACCCGCGGCTGACATCCGGGCAGGCGCGCTGGTTGGGCTACGCCGTGGTTGCCGCGGCCACACGCTACGGACTGGATCCGCGCCTTCTCGCCTCGGTGGTCTACATCGAAAGCCGGTTCAATCACCAATCCATCTCTTCGGCCGGGGCGGAGGGACTCGGGCAGCTGATGCCCGGGACCGCGAACGGGCTGGGCGTGAATCCCCACGATCCCCTCCAGAACCTCTTCGGTGCGGCGTGGCTGATTCGGCTCGACCTCGATGAGTTTCGGAATCTTCCCCTGGTGCTGGCCGCGTACAACGCGGGGAGCGGGGCGGTCCATCGCTGGGAGGGGATCCCGCCCTTCGCGGAGACGCAGTGGTACGTGTGGGCGGTCCTGTGGGTGTTCGATGGGCTTCGCGCCTAA